The region AGTTCGAGTGTTTCGAGCTCTCGGGGGGTGATCCCCAGCGCCGTGATCCGGGCGTCGTCGCGAGTGAACTCCGCCGGCGCGGGGACCAGCACCTCGACCTCGCGGACCACGACCCGCTCCTTCTTCCCAGTGATCCGGAGACCGAGCCAGACGCCAACTGAAGCGAAGATGATCGCGACGAGCCCGCCGTAGATCTCGACCGAATGTTCGATGACAATCCAGCGAAACTCGACCGCCTGGAGGATGGCGATGACGATGGCACCGGCAACGCCGTAGAGGAGGACATCCTTTCGCATCAGCGCTGGTTGCCCACCTTCGGTATCCGTTGCGTCGCCCCGGCCGGCGCTCCCATCCCCGCCGGCAGCAGGATCGCCGTTGCCGTGCCGCCCGCGTCGACCTCGAACTCCAGTGACGACCCCGATCGCACCTGCCGCATGAAGAACCTCGTGGTGGACGCAGGGAGCAGCACGAACGGCTGCTGGGTGCCGACCCGCAGGGTGAGATGATCGCCGTCACGTGTCACGACGAGGCTCGCCCCATTGAACGTATAGCTCCCGGCCAACTTGTCGAGTACCGCCGGCGCGACCGCCACCACCTGCGCGGCACGGGCCGCCGCTTCGGCCTGGGAATCGGCGACGAGGAGGTGTGCGACAAAGCGCTTGACGTCGATCGAATCGACCCGGCGTCCGTCGACGCTGTCGGCGGAGTGCCAGCTGAGGACATGACCGGCGCGGTCGACCTTGATTCGGGTGGTTCCCACCACCGCAGAATCCGAACCGATGAATCGCGCGGGGAGGAGTTCGATCGCGCTCGCGCGGCCGGCGCTCAGGCCGGTGAACGGGATGGTTGTCGTTCCGATCCGGGCTGCGCGCATGCGGACCAGGGCGAGCTCCTGGCCGAGCATCGAGGCGCCGAAGGTGGGAAATGCGCCGCCCGGCATCGCCATGCGCCGCGTCAGAGGCCGGGCGCGGCCGGTGGTCAAGGTGAGCGAGTCGGTCCCGAATGTGAGCGAGTATTTGGCTTCGCCGAGTGGGAGGGTTCCGCTGCCGTTCGACAATCCGACCGCCATGTCGTACTGCATCGGGAGGCCGTCGGCGCCGAGGGTCAACGAGAAGTCGTGCACCTGGACCTGGCCGAGGTTGTTGATCCAGACACCGGAGACATGGTTCGCGACGCGCGAGAATTGCTCGAGCGAAACGGTGTCCTTCCCCTCCACGACGATGAATGTGGTGACGTGTCCGGACTGTGCCGGGAGTGATGAGGCGGCAATCGTCAGGGCAACGATAGGGGCACAGGTCAATGAAAGGCGGCGCATGATCGGTCCGTTTCTGGAATGGGCCGGGATCATATCGTCTTCACTCGGACGGGATGTGCGAGCGATGTGCGGGTCTTGTTCGAAGGCGTTGGCTCGCCGCCGGGGCGTCGGAACTCGCTACCGTGCCCCCGCTTCCCCCCACGGGGCAAATCGAACGAGATGTCGGACGGGGACATGAGCAGCCACTCGATCCCATGATCTACCAGGTAATTTCCCAGCGCGAGATAGAGGCGTCCGACGACGACCTGATGGCGGTCCCTTGGCGTCGGACTCACCAGCAGCTCACCGTGGACAGTCTCGTAGCGCTTGCCGTCGTCGGGCAATGCGCGCACGTCGTCGGCCGTGAACCGCTTGATGGGCGCCATGGACATAGTATCTGCTCGGCGCGGGTGAATGGGCAAGTGAATGACACGCCCAACGGTACCGGTCGACGCCGCCGGACTCGCTTGCGCCAGATCATCAAACCAACTCGCCCGGGCTGTCCCGGGCTGCATTCGACGACCGAGACCGTTGTGCCGATGACTGATCCGAAAATGCCGGCAGCGAAGACCGATCGACCGGCTCCGCATCGAGGGTGCCGCACTCCAAGTACCCCGCGCCGGCAAACGAAACCATCGCGGCAGACGACGAGACCACTACGACGTAAAACAACACCGGATCGCCGACCGGCCAATACGCTTCGCACGCCAGCCAGTATTCGCGACATCACGACGAATCCAACCGCACCCACGCCCAATACTCTTCTGCTGACGACGAGTGGTTCCGCGTCGCCGACGGATACTCCTCGCCGCACGACCACTCCTCCGAGTCGGGGGGCCGATACCCTTTGACCGGGACCCGGTACTCCGCGTGCGGGAACAGATACTCCGCTTCCACGAACAATTACTCCGCGTCCGGGAACGAATCCACCGGTTCCATCCCCGAAAACCTGCCTGAGAAGGCCGATTTCGGTCCCTCCGAGAACGATCGACAGGCGGCCACAACCGGCATGTTGTCGTTTTTTCGTACAACTTTCGCCCCTCGGCACCCCCAAAAACCCCCAAATTGTCCGAAATCCGGACAACTTGTCCTGAAATCGTACAATCAGTCGCGACACCCCACTGAAAGGCCCGTCAAATCAAGGTTTTTCTGTGGCACGCCGCCTGCTTCTCCCCCGATCCATCGACGCGGTGAGTTCACACAGCCCGCTCGAGTTTCCTCTGTCAGTACATCTGATCACGGGCCAGAAGGCCCAACTCGCGCTCCCCTGCGCAGGAGGTGGACGATGGACGGCAAGACTCGCAGGAAACTGACGATGGCTGCGACGGTGATCGACTTCATCAAGCAGCAGCCACCCTCGACCGACGCCGGCTTCACCGCGCTGGTCACCGATCTCGAAGGGCTGATCACCCGTGCCGACGAAGTCGCCCGGCAACAGCAGGACGGATTGACGGCGCAGGCCGCCGCAACCCGCCGGCGCAACGAGCTCCGCCGCCGGACGCTTCGCGACCAGACGCGCTACCTGGTTCGCGTGGCGGAGCGCACCACGGCGGCAAACGCCGAGTTCGCCGGGCATTTCGTGATGCCGCCCGACCACGGATCGATCAGCGCATTCCTCACCGCGGCGAAGGCGGCGCTCACCAAGGCGCAGACACAGAAGGATCTCCTGCTCTCGTCCGGGCTCAATGCCACGGCGCTCGATGACCTTCAGACGTCGATCGATTCTTTCGATGACGAGACGGTGCGCCAGAACGACGCCCGCCACGATCACATCAGCGCCCGAATCGAGCTTGCAGAGATTGCCGCACAGTGCGTCGCGGTGGCGAAGGCGATGGACGGCTTCTACCGGCTGGAGTTCGCCGACGCTCCCGAGAAGCTCGCCACGTGGCGCTCGGCGAGCGCGGTCGTCGGCCATTCACCGCGGCATCCGGCGGCGGCGCCTGCGCCAGCGCCCGATCCGGCGCCGGCACCGGCACCGGCACCACAGCTGGCGACACTCCCGGCGCTTTCGACTCGGTCGGACCCCAAGGCCTGACGCCCCCTCAGGCCGGTTCCCCGCGTTCCGGCTTCCGTACTGGCAACACTCTTGCAAACGGATCCAGTGCGGTTGCCGGGCGCGTGGGAACGCTCCACCCTTCAGGAGGAGGATCTCTCGATGACGACGTTCAATGCGCAGGGCGATCCGCTCAGCACCGACGCCTTCGAACACGCGCTGGCCATCATGGATATCGACGCGGCAACACTGTGGGCCGTGCTGCACGTCGAGACTCGCGGCTTTGGCTTCCTGCCAAGCCGCCGGCCGGTGATCACCTTCGAGCGCCAGGTCTTTCATCGCCTCACCGACGGCCGTTTCGACGCCGACCATCCCGAGCTCAGCAACCCCACGCCGGGCGGCTACATCGGCGGTGCGGCGGAGTACGCGCGCCTCAACAGCGCATCGACGCTTGATGCCAGCGCCGCGCTGCAGAGCTGTTCGTGGGGCATCGCGCAGTTGATGGGGTTCAACTACCAGTACATCGGCTACACCAGCATCGACCAGATGGTCGAACAGCTGGTCTGGAACGAAGACGAACAGCTCTGGTCCGCCTCGGCGTTCATGGAAGAGGAAGGTCTCGCCTATTCGCTCCAGGAACACGATTGGGACGATTTCGCCGAGCGATACAACGGCTCCGGCAGGGGGTCCGAGGGATACGCCGCGAAGCTGGCAGCGGCTCATCAACGCTTTCAGTCACAGACGCCTGACCTCGATGTCCGCTTCGTGCAGGTGGCGCTCTTCTATCTCGGCCTCCATCACGGCCCGATCGACGGGATCATGGAGCCGCGCACGCGATCGGCGCTGATGACCTTTCAACGGCGCTGCCGACTTCCGGTCACCGGGACGGTGTACCGGGGTGTCGCCGAGGCGCTCGACGCGGCGGCATTCGCGGCGTAACGCCTCAAGCGGAACCGTTGGCGGCGTATCTTTCGAGCAGGCAGCTTCGCTGCAGGCCGCGCTGGCGCGCCATCCTTCCACAGTCGAGGCTCTGATGCGGATCCAGCGCACGTTGTGGTTTCCGGTCTTCGCGGTCACCGCGATCGTCGCCGTCGCGATACCGCGTAGTGCGCGTTCGCAGGCGCCCGCGCATTGGGCACTCAGCGCAATACCGGTGACATCGATCGGCGTGGTGGAAGGAAGTACCGACGACGAGCTCGCCAACGTCAGCGGTGCCCGGCGCCTCGCCGACGGGCGAGTGATCGTCGCCAACGGCAAGCCGCTGGAGTTGCGGGTCTACAGCGCTGCGGGAAAGCTGGTCCAGCGCATCGGACGCAGCGGCGACGGCCCGGGTGAATTCCGCGGACGGCTCGATTTCCTCCCGGCCGGTGGTGACTCGATCCTCATCTACGATCAGGCGAGCCTTCGGACCATCCTCTATTCACCCGGCGGCAAACTGCTGCACGAGTGGCCTGCGAAACAGGGCGGAAGCGATCGCGGAATGATCGTCTACCGCCGCGCCCTCGCTCCGGCGATTCCACCGCAGATGAATCACTGCTTCCGCCAGTTTGCCTCGACACTGCCGCTTCTCGATCCGCCGGCGCTGCGCACCGTCGTCGCCGATGACAATGGACATTTCTGGGTGCGCATCGACAAAGACAATGCGTTGACCGCGTACTCGACGAACGGACGAATCCTCGGTGTCGTCCGCCTTCCGCCGAGGTTCGAGGTGTACCGGATCGATCATGGTTATTTCACCGGTCTCACCCTCACCGACGATGATGTCGAGGAGGTCCAGGTCTTCCGGCTCGCGACGGTGCCGGCCTCGCCGGTCGGCGCGTGCGGCACTGTCGCCGACTCGTTCGTGCGGGTGAAGGGCGTGCAGGTGGCGCCGATGATCACTGCCCTTCGCAACGCGATGACTGCCGGCGAGATGGCCTACAGCAATTACGGGTCGTATGTCTCGACGATCGATTCGATGCCGACCCTCAAGGCGCAGCTGCCAAAAGGGATGACCTTTCGCATGCTCCGCTCGGGCCGGAAGGGGTGGGCGGCGATCCTGTTCGATCAGCATTCGACGCTGACCTGCCTCTTCGGATTATCCGACGAAACGCCGCCGGGATGGGCCGATGGAACGATCGGCTGCAGCGACTGAAGGAGATTGCGAAGAAGGAGTTCAGCTTCCCCGGGGCGCGGTTCGATCTGAGGCGAAGCGAACTCTGACGACGGTTCCCTCCCCTACCGCCGACGCGACGTCGATCTCGGCGCCGTGCGCGTCAGCGATCCATCGCGCGATCGCGAGGCCGAGTCCTGCGCCGCCGACCGATGGTTCTCCGCCGGCGTCGCGCGATCGTCCGCGGTCGACCCGGAAGAATCGTTCGAAGATCCGCGGCAGATCTTCCGCCGCGATCCCGATCCCGGTGTCCGTCACGATGACCGACGGCCGTCCGTCGATATGCCCCACGCGAAGCCGCACCGTCCCGCCGCGCCCGGTGTACTTGAAGGCGTTGTCGAGGAGGATGAGGACGAGTTGTCGCAGCAGGTCTGGGTCACCGACGATCTCGACCTCGTCGAACTGATCGAGTTCGAAGGCGATCCCCGCCGCTTCGGCGAGGGGCCGCGCGGCATCGGCGGCATCGGCGGTCAGGTCGTCGAGAAAGAGCGGCTGCCGCTGCACCGGCCGTTCGCCGGCATCGGCGCGCGCCAGCACCAGCAGGTCATCGAGAATGGTGCCGAGACGGCGGCTTTCCGACGCAATGCCGTCGAGGGCCGCGATATAGCGTTCCGCGTCGCGAGGCTGTTGCACGGCGACTTCCGCACCGGTGCGGATCACTGTCACCGGGGTGCGCAGCTCGTGAGCGGCGTCCGACATGAACGCGCGCATCCGGCTGATCGATCGCTCGATCGGCGCAGTCGATTCCCGCACCAGGAACGATCCGCCGATCGCGATCAGCAGCAGTGCCACGAGCGCGGCACCGCCGAACGCCACGATCAGGTCGACATCCTCGTCGTGGAGTTCGGCCGCCTCCGATGTCGCGACGGCGACTGCGACGGTGGAATCGTCGAGGCGGAAGCGCTGCTCCCAGACGCGAAGATTCGGTTCGACTCGTCCACGTTCGTCGGTCCCGGCGGTGTGGAGATAGGCACCGGTGCTGTCGGCGCGCGCGGCGAGAACCTGCACCCACGGTGGCACTGTCCTGGGCGTGATCGGGTCACCAGAGGCGGTGAAAAGGAAGACGTTCCGATCGGTGAAGCGAAGCGTCGCCGCACGCTCCACGAGCGATGCGCCGGCATCGGCGGTGGAATCGACTGAGCGGGCGGCACGCTCGACGGCCGCGACGCGCTGCCGCAGGGTGCGGCGCAATCGGTGATCCATCTCGACCTTGATGGCGAGAAAGAGCCCGGTGCCGAGGATGAGCAGGGTGGCGGCGAGTGTTCCGACGTACCAGATCGTCAGCCGACGCCGGAGGAACGCCACGCCGCGGCTCGGCGCGCCGGTCCTAGGTTCCAAGACGATAACCGGCGCCGCGGATCGTCTGGATCAATGCGACGCTGTGGCCGGCGTCGACCTTCCGGCGCACGCGCGAGATCAGGACGTCGACCATGTTGGAGAAGGGATCGTGGTTGTCGTCCCAGATGTGCGCCGCGATCTCGGCACGCGTGACCACCTTGCCGACGTGGAGCGCGAGGTACTCGATCAGGGCGAATTCGCGTGCGGTGATGCGGAAGGTCACGCCCGCGCGGGTGCCGGTGCGGGCGTCGAGGTCGAGGACCAGATCGGCGACGGTCACGACCCGCGGCACCAGCTCCGGGCGGCGGCGGGCGAGGGCGCGGATCCGTGCCACGAATTCGGGAAAGGCGAACGGCTTGGTGAGATAGTCGTCGGCGCCGGCGGTGAGGCCGGTCACACGATCGTCGACGGCGTCGCGGGCGGTGAGCATCAGGATCGGCGTCGAGATGTCCCGCTTGCGCAGCTGGCGGCAGAGATCGAAACCGCTTCCGCCGGGGAGCATGACGTCGAGGACGAGGACGTCGTAGGTGCCGACGGTGGCGCGAAGGCGACCAGTCGAGAACGAATCGGCCTGCACCACCTCGATCTGCTGATCGGCGAGGCCGCCGGCGATCAGCGCAGCGAGGTGGGCATCGTCCTCGACAAGCAGGATCCGCATGGATGGAGAGTCTAGCGGCCGGATCCTTACGGCTCAATGACCACGAACGACGGGTGGCGCTGGCAGGCGGCGTGAGGCGCCATTCCATCGCTACTTGCACCCCGGCATCCTGAACGCCGAGATCCGCGACGCCTGCGTGGTCGTCCCCGCACGCACGTAGGCGCCGACGTGCCAGATGGTGCAGTCGTCGTCGGGATCGACGGCGGTCTGGGTGTAGTCCTCGAACCGAGACGCGGTCTGCGATCCGGCGCCTTCGATCACGGTCGCTTCGGCGAAGGTCATCTGTCCCTTCGGATCGTTCGGCTGCCGTCCGGTGAAGCGGATCGCGGCGTGGTGCGGCAATCCGCCGAACGAATAGCCGAGCCCGATGTTGCCGAACCTGTCCATCGCGGCACTCGGCAGCCAGCGGTAGAGCGAATCCGCTGCGGTCCCTGGCGCATACGTCCCCTGCTGATAGAGACTCAGCGAGCGGTCCTTGTTCACCCGGAACTCATACCAGCGGACGCCGCCACCGTTGAGTGACGTGTTGACCGAATGTGCCGCGAGGACATGTTCGACATTGCCGATGCGCCGATAGGTGACGCGTGCCATCAGCTTGTCGCCCTGCGAATCGAGGCGGGTGTTGTTCTCGGGCTGCGGCACGCACTGCTTGAGCTGGCCGTCGCAGAGGAAGTGGTACGGTGCCACCGGAATCAGCACGGGGCCGATCAGCTTCGTCTGCGACGGATCCTTCCAGTCGACGTGGAATTGCCAGGAGTAGATCACCGAATCCTCGAGAACTCCGCGCAACTGGCTCCCGCCGGCAGCAAGGACGGGGACCGGTGCACCCGGTGGCGGCAGCGTCTTGCCGTCCATATCCGCCATGTTGAGGAACGGAATCCCGTTGACGATGATGCACTGCTCGGTGGCGTTCTCTCCCTTGAGCATCCTGGCGCGATCGGCGACGCAGGCGTGCTTCTGGATGAAGTTGTCGCTGGTGCTGGTCGGGATGTAGTAGCCATCGGGCCAGATCGCCGGACGGGGATAATCCGGGAAGTACGGGCGGATGAACTCGTAGCGGTAGTACGAACCAAGGGGATCGGACGACGTGCTCACGGCGTAGCACATGCCGTAGGTGCCGACGGTGGTGTCGTTCGGTGGCGGCGCGCCATTCGGCGGCAACTGCGGCCGGGGAGGCGGCACGCGTGCGCGACCACCGGAATCGCCACCCCTGCCACGCCCACCGCGCCCGGTGGTATCACCGGCGCGACCTCGACCACCACCACGCGCGGCGGCAGCGGCTGCCGCGGCCGCGAGTGTTGCGGAGTCCGGCGCTTCGAGCTTGACCGCTGCACCAGGCTGGCCCTTCTGTCCCGGCCAGTTCTCGTGCGGGACGCCGATCTCCGGGTACGGCTCCTGATTGGCGATCTTCTCGTAGCGGGAGAAGAGCGGCACGACGAAGAGCCAGCGATCGGCGAGCTGGTCGTAGCGCACCACGGCGTCACCGCTGCCGCGCGTGTCGCACTGACCGCCGAATCCCTTCCAGATCTGCCGGACGTTGACCGGACCGTAGATCACCTTGCCGGTGGTATCGAACCTCGCCTTCCCGGTCTTCGGATCGGGGCGCCCCTTCTTGGTCCAGATGGCGATGCCGCCGCCGTTGACGATCGCGACGACGTGGTTCGGCCCGACGGCGAGCGAGTAGTCGAGACCGCCGCGACCCGGACCTTCCGGGCCGGCAAATCCGGAGCCTTCCCCTTCGAAGTTCGCCACCATCCGCGCCGCCGGCTTGGTCCCGGCCCGGGTCTGCTCGACCTTCGCGGCCCCTGCAGGAGAGACAATCGTGATCGGCTCGACCGGCTGCTGCTGGCGCTGCTGGAAGGCGAGTTCCGTTTCGGAGCGGGGCGCCAGCGCGTCGGCGTGCTGATCGGGATCGAGATCGGCCGCCTGCCCCACGCGATCGCGTGGGTCGACCGTCATCGACGCGAGCGCAACCGATGTGTCGTGCGCCAGTGACGCGTGCGTCGCAGTGGCGCTCAGTTCGACCGGAGGCGTCGGGAGTGGCGCTTTCGTCCTGAGCGCGGCGTAGGCGCTTCCCGACAGCACGAGGGTTGCGAGTACGGCAACGGCAATGTCGCGAGACCGGATCGCCATGAGGTCCTTCTGGGGAGTGCGGAGGTCGAATTGGCGTCAAGGGGTATTGTATAGTAGCCTCATCCATGGCCGAGCCGAGCCTCGATCTGCTGCGCGAGGGTGACATCGAGGGGGCGTGGCGTCGCTTCATCGATGACTATCGCCGGCTGCTGTTCAGTGTCATTCGCCGGTTTGCCCGTGACCCCGACGAGGCGATGGACCTGTTCGCCCATCTGTGCGAGCAGCTTCGCGCCGACGAGATGTCGCGGCTGCGCCACTTTCGTGATGACGCTGGCGGTTCGGCATCGTTCTCGACGTGGCTGGTCGTCGTCGGCCGCCGCCTCATCATCGACTGGTATCGCAAACGCGACGGACGCATTCGCCGTGCGCCGCCGCGCGATCTCTCCCCACTCGGTGTTGCGATCTACACCCAGGTGTTCATTGCGTCGAGGTCGCATCGCGACGCCTACGAGTGGGCGCGCGCCCACCTCGATCCATCGCTCACCTACTCCACGTTCCTCCGCGAGTTGCGGGTGGTTCACCAGGCGGCCTTCCGGGAACCGGCGGGGAGCGTAACTCGCGCGGTGCTCGACTCCGCCGAAATCGATCCGACGCCAAATGCCGAGGAGCTCGTCCTCGCGGATGAAGCGGCGGAAGCGCTCGGCGACGCCATGGCGACGCTCGATCCGGCGGTCAGGGCTGCGGTGCAGCTGCTGATCGTGGAGGAGATGACGGCGGGCGACGTCGCCCGGGTCGTCGGGTGGCCCAATGCGAAGGCAGTCTACAATCGCGTGTATCGTGCCCTTGCGGCTATTCGAGCGCGCCTCACCGCGGAGGACGCGAAGAACTGATCGCCCGCTCCCCGGCGGAGCTCTGAGCAATTCCGCCCCCGCCGTCCGTGTCACGTCAGCATATCCGGTCAACCCGTTACGGAATGCCGACCACGATGATCGCCGATCGATGCCCCGCCGAATCCGACCTCCTCATACTGGCGCTTCGCGCCAGGTATCCCGGTCGCGACCTGACCTCCGTCGAGCGACACGTCGCAGCGTGCGGCAGGTGCCAGGCGGTCGTCCTTGAACTGCGCCGATCGGTTGAATCGATCGCAGTGTCGCGCGGGTCCGAACTGGAAAG is a window of Gemmatimonadales bacterium DNA encoding:
- a CDS encoding LuxR C-terminal-related transcriptional regulator — encoded protein: MRKDVLLYGVAGAIVIAILQAVEFRWIVIEHSVEIYGGLVAIIFASVGVWLGLRITGKKERVVVREVEVLVPAPAEFTRDDARITALGITPRELETLELIASGLSNREIAEKLFVSENTVKTHSGRVFEKLGARRRTQAVQQGKALRLIP
- a CDS encoding Uma2 family endonuclease, with the translated sequence MAPIKRFTADDVRALPDDGKRYETVHGELLVSPTPRDRHQVVVGRLYLALGNYLVDHGIEWLLMSPSDISFDLPRGGKRGHGSEFRRPGGEPTPSNKTRTSLAHPVRVKTI
- a CDS encoding N-acetylmuramidase domain-containing protein; this translates as MTTFNAQGDPLSTDAFEHALAIMDIDAATLWAVLHVETRGFGFLPSRRPVITFERQVFHRLTDGRFDADHPELSNPTPGGYIGGAAEYARLNSASTLDASAALQSCSWGIAQLMGFNYQYIGYTSIDQMVEQLVWNEDEQLWSASAFMEEEGLAYSLQEHDWDDFAERYNGSGRGSEGYAAKLAAAHQRFQSQTPDLDVRFVQVALFYLGLHHGPIDGIMEPRTRSALMTFQRRCRLPVTGTVYRGVAEALDAAAFAA
- a CDS encoding ATP-binding protein; its protein translation is MAFLRRRLTIWYVGTLAATLLILGTGLFLAIKVEMDHRLRRTLRQRVAAVERAARSVDSTADAGASLVERAATLRFTDRNVFLFTASGDPITPRTVPPWVQVLAARADSTGAYLHTAGTDERGRVEPNLRVWEQRFRLDDSTVAVAVATSEAAELHDEDVDLIVAFGGAALVALLLIAIGGSFLVRESTAPIERSISRMRAFMSDAAHELRTPVTVIRTGAEVAVQQPRDAERYIAALDGIASESRRLGTILDDLLVLARADAGERPVQRQPLFLDDLTADAADAARPLAEAAGIAFELDQFDEVEIVGDPDLLRQLVLILLDNAFKYTGRGGTVRLRVGHIDGRPSVIVTDTGIGIAAEDLPRIFERFFRVDRGRSRDAGGEPSVGGAGLGLAIARWIADAHGAEIDVASAVGEGTVVRVRFASDRTAPRGS
- a CDS encoding response regulator transcription factor, which encodes MRILLVEDDAHLAALIAGGLADQQIEVVQADSFSTGRLRATVGTYDVLVLDVMLPGGSGFDLCRQLRKRDISTPILMLTARDAVDDRVTGLTAGADDYLTKPFAFPEFVARIRALARRRPELVPRVVTVADLVLDLDARTGTRAGVTFRITAREFALIEYLALHVGKVVTRAEIAAHIWDDNHDPFSNMVDVLISRVRRKVDAGHSVALIQTIRGAGYRLGT
- a CDS encoding sigma-70 family RNA polymerase sigma factor; its protein translation is MAEPSLDLLREGDIEGAWRRFIDDYRRLLFSVIRRFARDPDEAMDLFAHLCEQLRADEMSRLRHFRDDAGGSASFSTWLVVVGRRLIIDWYRKRDGRIRRAPPRDLSPLGVAIYTQVFIASRSHRDAYEWARAHLDPSLTYSTFLRELRVVHQAAFREPAGSVTRAVLDSAEIDPTPNAEELVLADEAAEALGDAMATLDPAVRAAVQLLIVEEMTAGDVARVVGWPNAKAVYNRVYRALAAIRARLTAEDAKN